In Buchnera aphidicola (Chaetogeoica yunlongensis), the genomic stretch TTACAAAATCAATAATATTTAATATACCACTATTTTTTTTACAATCAATCTTTTTTACAAATAATAATGGTTCAATAATTTCTTTTGAAATAACACCACTTAAATTCTTATCTATTAAATACCTATTACTTAAATAGTATTTTTCTAAATTATCAACAGATAATTTAATTTTTACTAATCCATACGTAGACATATTCAAATTTATTAAATATTGAGATGGGAAAATACAAATTAAAACTAACATTACTAAACCAATTCCCTTTTGGCCATCATTAGATCCATGAAAATAACTTATTCCTAAAGAAGACAAAATTAATGTTAATTTTATCCAAAATAATGATTTTTTATCATCTTGATTTATATCACTTGCAGGAGACATATTAATACAAGATTTTAATTTCATAAAACAATAAAAAGTTTTTAATAAAAATACACAACTTCCAGCTATCACCAACCCAAATATCGGAGATAAAATTAAAGATAAAAAAACATATATTATTTTTTTTAAGCTAATCAAACTAAAAATAGAAAAATGACTGATAAACACATTAACAACATTAATTCCAATAATAGCTCCAATTAATGTGTGCGAACTAGAGGTAGGTAAACTCATGAACCACGTAAAACAATTCCATAGAATTACAGATAATAATATAGAAAAAATTGCTTTTAAACCAGATAAAGTATTAATATTTAATAATAAATTATTAGGTAACAAATAAATTATAGCATAAGCAACACTTAAACCACCAAAAAAGACACCAAAAAAATTAAACATCCCTGACATTAATATAGCTGTTTTTTCATTAGTGGAACGAGTATAAGTAACTAAAGCTATTGAATTTGCTGCATCATGAAAACCATTAACCGCTTCATAAATAAATATGCACAACAAACAAATACATAAAATCAACACATGATTAAAATATACAGTAGAAAAATAATGAAGCATAATCTTTAAACCATTTTTTAAAGATATAGATATAATACATTATTTAAAATAAAATACAAAATATAAAATGTACTATAATAATATTATTTTTAAGGAATATTTTATATCATATAATTCACATAAACAATAGTTCTATATCATTATATAAATTTATATGAAAATATCATCCATATACAATTAATAAAAATTCATTATATAGAATATTTTAATACTAATTCTATATTATAGTTTTTTGATATTTTAGCAATTTCATTGCAAAAAATATTCCAATAAGTAAAAAACTAATCACAAAAATTGAAATTCCTAACCATTCCCCTACAGACCAAAATATTCCACTAACAGTTCCAAAAACACTTGATCCTAAATAGTAAGAAAACAAATAAATCGAAGAAGTTGATCCCTTACTTTCTTTTGATTGTTGACTAATCCAAGTACTAGTAACAGAATGAGCTGCATAAAAACCAGCCGAAAATAATATCAAACCTAAAATAACTAAAAACATTGTATTCCACTGCGTAACTAAAATACCAAAAATCATCATCATTAATGCCGTTATTAATATAATACTTTTTTTGTATTTTCTAATAAGAATACCCGCTTGAGGAGAACTATATACACCTATTAAATAAATTACTGATAACAAACCTATAGAAGTTTGATTAAAATAAAAAGGCTTTAATATTAATCTATATCCAATATAACTAAAAATCGTTATAAAACTCCCCATTAATAAACACCCCATACAAAACAACTTAGATGTAACTGGATGTTTCCATTGTCTTAAAAAATTTGAAACAATATGACGAAAATTTAAATTTACAGAAGAAAAATTTTTTGATGTAGGTAATAAAAATACAAACAAAATAGAAAATGCAAACGCCAAAAAACTTATAAATTCTAAAGCAACATTCCATGAAAAATATTCACATAACAAACTACTCAAAAACCTTCCTGCAAAACCACCAATAGTATTTCCACTAATATACAATCCTATAGAAAAAGACAAAATCCCAGGATGCATTTCCTCACTTAAATATGTCATAGCTACTGATGCTACTCCACTCAATGCTAATCCTGTTAAAGCTCTCATTAAAACAATATTTTCCCAAGTACTCATACCTGAACAAAAAAAAGTCAAAAAAGAAGCTAAAAATAAAGAAGTAGACATAACTACCTTTCTACCTATTGAATCTGATAACGGACCTGCAAATAACATCCCAATAGACATCATTGCTGTAGGTGCTGATAAAAACAAACTACTTTGTACAGGACTCAAAGAAAATTCTTTAGAAAATAAAAAAAGAATAGGTTGTACACAATATAATAGAGAAAAAGTTGAAAAACCAGCTAAAAAAAGAGCTATGGTAACTTCTGTAAAAGCTTGACTACCACGTTGTATATAATTTTTATGACATGAAAAAATTTTAAGTTTCATAATGAAAAATCTTACACAAAGTAATACATTTGTAATTTTTATATATATTATTTTAATAACAGTATCAAAACTATTATTTAACTTACAAATTAAAAATAATTATTTTTAATAAAAAATAACTAATTTATATATTAAAATATTATAAACAATAAATACAACTTAAAATATATAAATTTTATAACTATTATTCTATTTATAAAAAATTACATAAATTAACATATCCATCATAAACATGAGTAGCTGAACCTATCATATATAATCCATTTTTACCACCTTTCCACATAATATCTAAACATCCTTTTAAAAATCTAACTTTAACTTTATCACGTAATAATCCTTTATTAATTCCTATAGCTACAGCAGCACATGCTGCACTTCCACATGATAAAGTTTCTCCAACACCCCGTTCATAAACTCTTATAGAAATGTTATTTAAAGACAATATTTCTACAAAACTTACATTGATTTCTTTAGGAAATGATTTATGAATAGATAACATAGAACCTATCTTTTGAACTGGATATGCATCCAAATTATTCACATAAATAATACAATGAGGATTTCCTATCGATACCACATCAAAATTTAATACATAATCAAAAATTTTTATCGTATATGGTTTAGGAGTATACTGAATTAAATAAGGAATATCATTCGGTTCAAAAGAAGGAATTCCCATATTCACGCAAACATTTTTATTATCTAATATTTTTAAAATTAATATTGAATTAATATTAGTATGTACAGAAAATACAGTTTTCTTTGAAAGATTATTTAATAATATAAACAAAGCTAAACATCTAGCTCCATTGCCACACTGAGTCACTTCTATACCATTTGAATTGAAAATCCTATAATGAAAATCTGCATTTGCATTTTTAGAATAATCAACTAATAACAGTTGATCAAAACCTATTCCAGTATATCTATTAGATAAATTTTTAACTATAGTTTGTGTAATAGATACATTTTGCCTAATCATGTCTATCACTATAAAATCATTACCTAAACCGTGCATCTTAGAAAATTTTAATTTGGAATTTTCATTAATCATATATATATTTTATTAAATAAATTTTTAAATTAAAATATTACTATTATTTGGTATTTATGATAAAATTATAAATTAAATTTGAATTCTATCTAAATTAATTCAATTTAAAAATTTATCTGAATACTAAAAAACATAATATAATTTTAAATTGTACAAGGAATTTAAAATGAAAAAAAAAAACTATATTATTACAAAATAATTACAATAAATTAGTTGAACAACTATTTCTAAATATTGAAAATAAAATCGATAAATATCAAGAAAAAAATGATATTGATTATGACATACATCAAAATATTATAACTATCACATTAAGCAACAATAATAAAATTATTATTAACAAACAAGAATCATTATACCAAATTTGGTTAGCAACAAATAAAAATGGATACCATTTCCAATACATCAATAACCAATGGATATGCATTCGAACTAAAAAAAACTTTTGGGAAATACTTAAAAAATCTTGTAAAATTCAATAAAAATAAACTTATTAAATTTTAATATAAAACAAATAAAACAATTATAAAAATAAATTATACGGTAATAAAAAATATAATTTAATTTTATAAAAAATTTAAATTTAAAATTTATATAACAAAATATTGCAAAATATTTTAAATCAATGAAAAATCAGTTATCTAAAAAATTGTTGTAAATTAATATTATCTAACACAATTTTTTAATTTCAATCACAATCAATCAAAACACTACATCTCTAGAAAAATATAAATAAAAAAATTATCATTATTGAAATTTAACATACTATTATACAAATAACACGATAAAATATTAAATATATACTACTTCTCTAACAATAAAATATTTATCTAAATTACAACTCTAAAAAAATTTAAAATATATACTCGGTGAGAAAGGATTTGAACCTTCGACCCACTGGTCCCAAACCAGTTGCGCTACCAAGCTGCGCTACTCACCGAAAAAAAAATATTATTTTAAACTAAAAATAGATATTAATATAAAAATTTTGGGTGGCTAATGGGGCTCGAACCCATGACAACTGGAATCACAATCCAGGACTCTACCAACTGAGCTATAGCCACCAATTTATATAAATAACAATAAAAACTTCAAAAAAAAATAAATAAAAAATTGTACATAAATGTTCTCTGCGTCTGACAGGATTTGAACCTGTCACACCTACCTTCGGAGGGTAGTGCTCTATCCAAATGAGCTACAGACGCAAAATATATTTTATATAATATATTATATAAAATATATTTAATATTAAATTTATTTTGATAAAATGTCTAGTAATTTTTATTT encodes the following:
- the dapF gene encoding diaminopimelate epimerase, with amino-acid sequence MINENSKLKFSKMHGLGNDFIVIDMIRQNVSITQTIVKNLSNRYTGIGFDQLLLVDYSKNANADFHYRIFNSNGIEVTQCGNGARCLALFILLNNLSKKTVFSVHTNINSILILKILDNKNVCVNMGIPSFEPNDIPYLIQYTPKPYTIKIFDYVLNFDVVSIGNPHCIIYVNNLDAYPVQKIGSMLSIHKSFPKEINVSFVEILSLNNISIRVYERGVGETLSCGSAACAAVAIGINKGLLRDKVKVRFLKGCLDIMWKGGKNGLYMIGSATHVYDGYVNLCNFL
- a CDS encoding MFS transporter, which gives rise to MKLKIFSCHKNYIQRGSQAFTEVTIALFLAGFSTFSLLYCVQPILFLFSKEFSLSPVQSSLFLSAPTAMMSIGMLFAGPLSDSIGRKVVMSTSLFLASFLTFFCSGMSTWENIVLMRALTGLALSGVASVAMTYLSEEMHPGILSFSIGLYISGNTIGGFAGRFLSSLLCEYFSWNVALEFISFLAFAFSILFVFLLPTSKNFSSVNLNFRHIVSNFLRQWKHPVTSKLFCMGCLLMGSFITIFSYIGYRLILKPFYFNQTSIGLLSVIYLIGVYSSPQAGILIRKYKKSIILITALMMMIFGILVTQWNTMFLVILGLILFSAGFYAAHSVTSTWISQQSKESKGSTSSIYLFSYYLGSSVFGTVSGIFWSVGEWLGISIFVISFLLIGIFFAMKLLKYQKTII
- the cyaY gene encoding iron donor protein CyaY → MLLQNNYNKLVEQLFLNIENKIDKYQEKNDIDYDIHQNIITITLSNNNKIIINKQESLYQIWLATNKNGYHFQYINNQWICIRTKKNFWEILKKSCKIQ
- a CDS encoding inorganic phosphate transporter yields the protein MLHYFSTVYFNHVLILCICLLCIFIYEAVNGFHDAANSIALVTYTRSTNEKTAILMSGMFNFFGVFFGGLSVAYAIIYLLPNNLLLNINTLSGLKAIFSILLSVILWNCFTWFMSLPTSSSHTLIGAIIGINVVNVFISHFSIFSLISLKKIIYVFLSLILSPIFGLVIAGSCVFLLKTFYCFMKLKSCINMSPASDINQDDKKSLFWIKLTLILSSLGISYFHGSNDGQKGIGLVMLVLICIFPSQYLINLNMSTYGLVKIKLSVDNLEKYYLSNRYLIDKNLSGVISKEIIEPLLFVKKIDCKKNSGILNIIDFVKNLLYKVSSYKELNVIQCDQLRKSLLCLGNFIDVLNHILIIKAKDKYFLCDLKKNLLKTIEYAPNWVIIFVALSLSVGTVIGWRRITNTFQNKLGRKEITYVQAISTQLTTAASVSLASYSGMPVSTTHIMFSSLVGTMLVNKSGVQIKTIKKIIITWLLTIPISIFLSSILYWISINYF